The window ACCTGCAGCTCGAGGAGTCGGACCTCGACCTCGACGCCGTGACCGGAGCCGACCTCCTCTGGGTGACGCTGACCGGCCTGTCCGAGGAGCCCAGCCGCTCTGCGCACCACGCGGCGCTGGAGGCGCGCTCCGCCGCCTCGTCAGCTGTCGGCGGTGCCCGCACCGTGCTCGACCTCGACTACCGCCCCGACTTCTGGCTCGGCGCCGGCGGTGTCGACGCCGCCCGCGAGCAGGCCCAGCGCGCCCTCTCGCACGTCACGGTCGCCGTGGGCAACCGCGAGGAGTGCTGGGTGGCGACGGGCGAGGACGACGCCGACGCGGCCGCCGACGCCCTCCTCGAGCTCGGGGTCCAGCTGGCCGTCGTGAAGCAGGGCCCGCGCGGCGTGCTCGGCGCCACCCGCGACGAGCGCGTCGTCGTCCCCGCCACCCCGGTCGAGGTCGTCAACGGCCTGGGAGCCGGTGACGCCTTCGGCGGGTCGCTCATCCACGGGCTCCTCGCGGACCTGCCGCTGAACGACCTGCTGGCCCGCTGCAACGCCGCGGGGGCCATCGTCGCCTCCCGCCTGGAGTGCTCGACGGCCATGCCCACGGCGGCCGAGATCGCCGCCCACGTCTCCGCCCACCGCACCGACCACGCCGAGGAGTCCTCCCGTGCCTGACACCCGGACCCCCACCACGGTGCTCCCGGCGCCCCGGGCGCGGACCTACGCGGAGGTCACCGAGCTGCGCGCGCGCCACCCCGAGGCCGTCGCCGCGGCGCTCGCCGACCGCGTGCGCCGGCCCTCCTTCGTGCCGGAGGACGGCCGGCTCATGGTGGTCGCCGCGGACCACCCCGCCCGTGGCGCCCTCTCGGCGCGCGGCCGTGCCGACGCCATGGCCAGCCGCACGGAGCTCCTCGACCGGCTGCGCACCGCCCTCGCGCGTCCCGGCGTCGACGGGCTGCTGGCCACCGCCGACATCGCCGAGGACCTCCTGCTGCTCGGTGCCCTGGAGGACAAGGTCGTCATCGCCTCCATGAACCGCGGCGGCCTCGCCGGCTCGGTCTTCGAGATGGACGACCGCATGACCGCCTACGACGTGCCCGGCATCGTCGAGTCCGGCTTCGACGCCGGCAAGATGCTGCTGCGCATCGACCGGGACGACCCCAGCACCGTGGCGACGATGGAGACCTGCGCCAGGGCGGTCACCGACCTCAACCGCGCCGGCAAGGTCGCCATGGTCGAGCCGTTCGTCAGCTTCCGCGACGGCCGCAAGGTGGTGAACGACCTCTCGCCCGAGGGCGTCATCACCTCCATCCACGTCGGCCAGGGCATCGGCGCCTCCTCGGCCCGCACCTGGATGAAGCTGCCCGTGGTCGACGACATGGAGCGCGTCATGGAGGCCACCACCCTGCCCACCCTCATCCTGGGCGGCGACCCGGTCGCGGCCCCCGACGCCACCTACGAGACCTGGCGCCGCGCCCTGGCGCTGCCGGCGGTGCGCGGCCTCGTCGTCGGCCGCGCCCTGCTGTTCCCCCCCGACGACGACGTCGCCGCAGCCGTCGACACCGCCGTCTCCCTCGTCCGCTGACCCTTCCCAGGAGGACCGTCCCGTGACCACCACCGCACCGAACCCCGCTCCGGCCCCCGCCCCCGCGGGCCAGACCGCTGCGAGCGCCAACCCGCTGCCCAGCCTCGACCCGTCGCAGGCGCACCTGCCCACCGCGGTCGCCGCGGCCACCACGCCCACCGCGCTGTGGAACGACTCCGCCGAGATCGGCGAGCTGACCAGGTCCATCGCCTGGGGCGCCGTCGGCGCCACGTGCAACCCGGTCATCGCCCTGGCGGCCATCAACGCCGACAAGCCGCGCTGGACCGCCCGCCTGCGCGAGCTCGCCGCCGAGAACCCGACCGCCGGGGAGTCCGCGCTGGGCTGGATGGTCGTCGAAGAGCTCTCGGTCGAGGCCGCCAAGCTGCTCGAGCCGGCGTTCGAGGCCTCCGGCGGCCGCAACGGCCGCCTGTCGATGCAGACGGACCCGCGCTTCCACCGCGACGCCGCCGCCCTGGCCGACCAGGCCGAGCGCTTCTCGAAGCTCGCGAAGAACATCATCGTGAAGATCCCCGCCACGAGGACCGGCATCGAGGCCATGGAGGAGGCCGCCTACCGCGGCGTCTCCCTCAACGCCACCGTCTCGTTCACCGTGCCGCAGGCGATCGCCGTGGCAGAGGCCATCGAGCGCGGCATGCAGCGGCGCGAGGCCGAGGGACTGCCCGTGCCCGAGTTCGGCCACGTCTGCACGATCATGGGCGGCCGCCTCGACGACTGGCTGAAGGCGTACGTCGCCGAGGAGCGCATCCTCGTCGACCCGGGTCACCTCGAGTGGGCCGGCGTCGCCGCGCTGAAGAAGGCCCACCACCTCTTCGTCGAGCGGGGCTACCGGGTGCGCATCCTCTCGGCGGCCTTCCGCAACTCCATGCAGTGGAGCGAGCTGCAGGGCGGTGACCTCGTGGTCTCCCCGCCGTTCGACTGGCAGGCGCGCTTCAACGAGAACGACCTCCCGGTGGACCCCCACGCCATCGACCAGCCGGTCGCGGAGGAGCACCTCGCGGCGCTGCGCACCATCTCGGAGTTCACCAAGGCCTACGAGGTGGACGGGATGACCGTGGAGGAGTTCGAGGAGTACGGCGCCACCCGCAAGACGCTGCGCCAGTTCCTCGAGGCCGACGCCCAGCTCGACGCCATCGTGCGGGACGTGCTGGTAGCCCCGTGACGTCGTCGACGGCGTCGAACGCCGACCTGCACCTGCCCGCCGGCGCCGCCGCCGACGGCGTCTGGGACGTCAGGGTCACCCCCGAGGTCGCCGGGTGGGGGTGGACGTCGCTGCGCGCCGCCGACCTGGCCCCCGGCCAGGAGGTCCACCTGGACACCGGCGACGACGAGGTGGTGCTCGTCCCGCTGCGCGGAGGCCTGACCGTGGTCGTCGAGGGCGCCGCGGGGCAGGACGACCGGTACGAGCTCACCGGACGCGCCTCCGTCTTCGCGGGGCCGACGGACGTGCTCTACCTGCCCGCTGGCTCGAAGGCCGTGCTCAGCGCCTCGCCGGACGGCGACGGCGCCCGCGTCGGGGTGCCCGGCGCCAAGACCGGTGTGCTGCCCGACGGCGTCCGCAAGCCCGTCCGCCACATCGGCGTCGACGAGGTGGCCGTGGAGCTCCGCGGGGCCGGCACCTGCACCCGCGAGGTGCGCAACTTCGCCTCCGCCGACGTCGACGTGGCCAGCAAGCTCGTCGCCGTCGAGGTCGTCACCCCGGGCGGCAACTGGTCGAGCTACCCGCCGCACAAGCACGACGAGACCACCGAGCACGAGAGCGAGCTCGAGGAGGTCTACTACTTCGAGGTGGCTCCCGGGCCGTCCGGAGAGCCGGGCGTCGGCTACCACCGGACCTACTCCACGTCGGACCGCGAGGACCGCCAGATCGACGTGCTGGCGGAGGTCCGCGACCGCGACACCGTGCTGGTGCCCCACGGCTGGCACGGCCCCTGCATGGCCGCTCCGGGCAACCACCTCTACTACCTCAACGCGATGGCCGGCCCCGCCGACGACCGCGCCTGGCGGATCGTCGACGATCCCGACCACGCCTGGGTGCGCTCCACCTGGGCCGACCAGCCCACCGACCCCCGGCTGCCCCTCGGAGACGCCCGATGACCACTGCTCGACCGACGACTCGCCTGACGGTCGCCCAGGCCACCGTCAGGTTCCTCGCCAACCAGCACGTCGAGCGCGACGGCGTGCGCACCAAGCTCTTCGCCGGCGCGCTCGGCATCTTCGGCCACGGCAACGTCGCCGGTCTCGGCCAGGCGCTGCTGCAGGACGAGCTCGAGGCCCTCGAGGCCGGTCGTGAGCCAGGTCTGCCCTACGTCCTCGGTCGGAACGAGCAGGCGATGGTGCACACCGCCGTCGCCTACGCCCGCGCCAAGGACCGCCTGCAGACGTGGGCCGTCACCGCCTCGGTGGGGCCGGGCTCCACCAACATGCTCACCGGCGCGGCGCTGGCCACCATCAACCGCCTCCCGGTGCTGCTGCTGCCGGCCGACACCTTCGCCACCCGCTCCGCCGGGCCGCTGCTGCAGGAGCTGGAGCGCCCTGAGTCCGGTGACGTCACCGTCAACGACGCCTTCCGCCCCCTGTCGCGCTACTTCGACAGGGTCTGGCGCCCCGAGCAGCTGCCCGGCGCGCTGCTGGGCGCGATGCGCGTCCTCACCGACCCGGCCGAGACCGGCGCCGTCACGGTCTGCTTCCCGCAGGACGTGCAGGCCGAGGCCCACGACTGGGACGACGACCTCTTCGCCGAGCGCACCTGGCACGTCGGGCGTCCGCTGCCCGAGCGCGCTGCGTTGGCCCGGGCCGCCGACATGATCCGGTCGGCGCAGAACCCGCTGCTGATCGCGGGTGGCGGCGTCCACTACTCGGGTGCCCAGGCGGCCCTCGCGGCCCTCGCGGAGGCCACGGGCATCCCCGTCGGCCAGAGCCAGGCCGGCAAGGGCGCGCTCCCCTTCGACCACCCCCAGTCCGTCGGTGCCATCGGCTCGACCGGGACGACCGCGGCCAACGCCCTGGCGCGCGAGGCCGACGTGGTCATCGGTGTCGGCACGCGCTTCCAGGACTTCACCACCGCCTCGCGCACGGCGTTCCAGAACCCCGGTGTGCGGTTCGTGACCCTGAACGTCGCCTCCCTCGACGCCGCCAAGCACTCCGCGGTGTCCGTGGTGGCCGACGCCAGGGAGGGCCTGGAGGCCCTGGCCTCGGCGCTCGACGGGTACGACGTCGGTGACGACCACCGCGCCCGCACCGCGGAGCTCAAGGCCGCGTGGGACGCGACCGTCGCGTCGGTCTACGCGCGGGACTCCGGAGACCTGGACGTCCAGCCCGACCAGAACCAGGTGCTCGGCGCCGTCAACGAGCTGTCCGACCCGCGCGACGTCGTCGTGTGTGCCGCCGGCTCCATGCCCGGTGACCTGCACAAGCTCTGGCAGGTGCGCGACGCGAAGGGCTACCACGTCGAGTACGGGTACTCCTGCATGGGCTACGAGGTGGCCGGCGGCATCGGCGTCGCCATGGCGGCCGAGGACGATGCGCGCCGTGGCGCCGCGCCCCGCGACGTCTTCGTCATGGTCGGTGACGGCTCCTACCTGATGATGGCCACCGAGCTGGTGACGGCCGTCCAGGAGGGCGTCAAGGTCATCATCGTCCTGGTGCAGAACCACGGGTACGCCTCCATCGGCTCCCTGTCCGAGCAGCTGGGCAGCCAGCGGTTCGGCACCCGCTACCGGGCGCGCACCTCCTCCGGTCGGCTCGACGGTGACTTCCTCCCCGTCGACCTCGCTGCCAACGCCGCCAGCCTCGGCATGCACGTGGTCCGCACCAGCACCCGCAAGGAGCTGGAGGCCGCGATCCTCGACGCCAAGGCGTCCACCGAGTCGACGGTCATCCACGTCGACACCGACCCGTTCGTCGACGCGCCGTCCAGCGACAGCTGGTGGGACGTCCCGGTCAGCGAGGTCTCCGCGCTCGAGAGCACCCAGCGCGCCCGCGGGGTCTACGAGCAGCACAAGGCGCGTCAGCGCCAGTTCCTGAAGCCCTCCGAGAGCAACTGAGGAGCACGACCATGAGCGAGACCGTCCAGCACTGGATCGACGGGGCCGCCACGAGCGGTTCCTCCACCCGCACCGCTGATGTGTTCGACCCCGCCACCGGTGAGGTGGCCCGCCAGGTGGTGCTGGCTGAGCCTGCCGACGTCGCGGCCGCGGTCGCCTCGGCCAAGAAGGCGTTCCCCGCCTGGCGCGACACCTCC is drawn from Quadrisphaera setariae and contains these coding sequences:
- the iolC gene encoding 5-dehydro-2-deoxygluconokinase → MNTPAAAPEVLVVGRCGVDVYPLQTGVGLEDVETFGKFLGGSAANVAVAAARLGRRPALLSGVGDDPFGRFVRRALRELGVDDALVATDAAHLTPVTFCEIFPPDHFPIWFYRRPTAPDLQLEESDLDLDAVTGADLLWVTLTGLSEEPSRSAHHAALEARSAASSAVGGARTVLDLDYRPDFWLGAGGVDAAREQAQRALSHVTVAVGNREECWVATGEDDADAAADALLELGVQLAVVKQGPRGVLGATRDERVVVPATPVEVVNGLGAGDAFGGSLIHGLLADLPLNDLLARCNAAGAIVASRLECSTAMPTAAEIAAHVSAHRTDHAEESSRA
- a CDS encoding Cgl0159 family (beta/alpha)8-fold protein gives rise to the protein MLPAPRARTYAEVTELRARHPEAVAAALADRVRRPSFVPEDGRLMVVAADHPARGALSARGRADAMASRTELLDRLRTALARPGVDGLLATADIAEDLLLLGALEDKVVIASMNRGGLAGSVFEMDDRMTAYDVPGIVESGFDAGKMLLRIDRDDPSTVATMETCARAVTDLNRAGKVAMVEPFVSFRDGRKVVNDLSPEGVITSIHVGQGIGASSARTWMKLPVVDDMERVMEATTLPTLILGGDPVAAPDATYETWRRALALPAVRGLVVGRALLFPPDDDVAAAVDTAVSLVR
- a CDS encoding transaldolase family protein, encoding MPTAVAAATTPTALWNDSAEIGELTRSIAWGAVGATCNPVIALAAINADKPRWTARLRELAAENPTAGESALGWMVVEELSVEAAKLLEPAFEASGGRNGRLSMQTDPRFHRDAAALADQAERFSKLAKNIIVKIPATRTGIEAMEEAAYRGVSLNATVSFTVPQAIAVAEAIERGMQRREAEGLPVPEFGHVCTIMGGRLDDWLKAYVAEERILVDPGHLEWAGVAALKKAHHLFVERGYRVRILSAAFRNSMQWSELQGGDLVVSPPFDWQARFNENDLPVDPHAIDQPVAEEHLAALRTISEFTKAYEVDGMTVEEFEEYGATRKTLRQFLEADAQLDAIVRDVLVAP
- the iolB gene encoding 5-deoxy-glucuronate isomerase, which codes for MTSSTASNADLHLPAGAAADGVWDVRVTPEVAGWGWTSLRAADLAPGQEVHLDTGDDEVVLVPLRGGLTVVVEGAAGQDDRYELTGRASVFAGPTDVLYLPAGSKAVLSASPDGDGARVGVPGAKTGVLPDGVRKPVRHIGVDEVAVELRGAGTCTREVRNFASADVDVASKLVAVEVVTPGGNWSSYPPHKHDETTEHESELEEVYYFEVAPGPSGEPGVGYHRTYSTSDREDRQIDVLAEVRDRDTVLVPHGWHGPCMAAPGNHLYYLNAMAGPADDRAWRIVDDPDHAWVRSTWADQPTDPRLPLGDAR
- the iolD gene encoding 3D-(3,5/4)-trihydroxycyclohexane-1,2-dione acylhydrolase (decyclizing), whose translation is MTTARPTTRLTVAQATVRFLANQHVERDGVRTKLFAGALGIFGHGNVAGLGQALLQDELEALEAGREPGLPYVLGRNEQAMVHTAVAYARAKDRLQTWAVTASVGPGSTNMLTGAALATINRLPVLLLPADTFATRSAGPLLQELERPESGDVTVNDAFRPLSRYFDRVWRPEQLPGALLGAMRVLTDPAETGAVTVCFPQDVQAEAHDWDDDLFAERTWHVGRPLPERAALARAADMIRSAQNPLLIAGGGVHYSGAQAALAALAEATGIPVGQSQAGKGALPFDHPQSVGAIGSTGTTAANALAREADVVIGVGTRFQDFTTASRTAFQNPGVRFVTLNVASLDAAKHSAVSVVADAREGLEALASALDGYDVGDDHRARTAELKAAWDATVASVYARDSGDLDVQPDQNQVLGAVNELSDPRDVVVCAAGSMPGDLHKLWQVRDAKGYHVEYGYSCMGYEVAGGIGVAMAAEDDARRGAAPRDVFVMVGDGSYLMMATELVTAVQEGVKVIIVLVQNHGYASIGSLSEQLGSQRFGTRYRARTSSGRLDGDFLPVDLAANAASLGMHVVRTSTRKELEAAILDAKASTESTVIHVDTDPFVDAPSSDSWWDVPVSEVSALESTQRARGVYEQHKARQRQFLKPSESN